A window of the Falco rusticolus isolate bFalRus1 chromosome 1, bFalRus1.pri, whole genome shotgun sequence genome harbors these coding sequences:
- the PYCR1 gene encoding pyrroline-5-carboxylate reductase 1, mitochondrial: MSVGFIGAGQLAFALARGFTAAGVLAAHKITASSPDTELPTVSGLRKIGVNFTVSNKDTVKSSDVLFLAVKPPIIPFILEEVGPDIEARHIVVSCAAGVTISSIEKKLSAFCPTPKVIRCMTNTPVIVREGATVYATGTHADVEDGKLLEQLMASVGFCTEVEEDLIDAVTGLSGSGPAYAFTALDALADGGVKMGLPRRLAVRLGAQALLGAAKMLLESEQHPGQLKDNVCSPGGATIHALHFLESGGFRSLLINAVEASCIRTRELQHLADQEKISAAAIKKTLLDKVKLESPSLSVAPASKVSLFTNRSSSSKKN, encoded by the exons ATGAGCGTGGGCTTCATCGGCGCCGGGCAGCTCGCCTTCGCCCTGGCTAGGGGCTTCACGGCGGCAG GGGTCCTGGCCGCGCACAAGATCACGGCGAGCTCCCCGGACACCGAGCTGCCCACCGTCAGCGGGCTGCGG AAAATTGGTGTGAACTTCACGGTGAGCAACAAGGACACGGTGAAGAGCAGCGATGTCCTGTTCCTGGCCGTCAAGCCGCCCATCATCCCCTTCATCCTGGAGGAGGTGGGCCCCGACATCGAGGCCCGGCACATCGTGGTCTCCTGCGCGGCCGGCGTCACCATTAGCTCCATCGAGAAG AAACTCTCTGCCTTCTGCCCCACACCAAAAGTGATCAGGTGCATGACCAACACGCCAGTGATTGTCCGGGAAGGTGCTACAGTCTATGCCACCGGGACTCACGCGGATGTGGAGGATGGGAAGCTCCTGGAACAACTGATGGCCAGTGTAGGCTTCTGCACTGAGGTGGAAGAGGACCTGATAGATGCTGTAACAGGGCTCAGTGGCAGTGGCCCTGCGTAT GCGTTCACTGCCCTGGATGCTCTTGCAGATGGGGGAGTGAAAATGGGACTTCCCCGCAGGCTGGCTGTTCGACTTGGAGCGCAGGCTTTGCTG GGTGCTGCCAAAATGCTGTTAGAATCTGAGCAGCATCCTGGTCAGCTGAAGGACAACGTCTGCTCACCTGGGGGAGCCACCATCCATGCCCTGCACTTCCTGGAGAGTGGTGGCTTTCGCTCACTCCTAATCAATGCTGTGGAGGCTTCCTGCATCCGGACAAG ggagctgcagcatctgGCAGACCAAGAGAAGATCTCTGCAGCAGCCATAAAGAAGACCTTGTTGGATAAGGTGAAGctggagtctccttctctgtcTGTGGCACCTGCCAGCAAAGTCAGCCTGTTTACCAATAGGAGCTCCAGCAGCAAGAAGAACTGA
- the MYADML2 gene encoding myeloid-associated differentiation marker-like protein 2, producing MMESTGGPYLNTAALTSPVGIARLLQMTFGCTTFSLVVHQGGFSAAYGTFCMFVWTFCFAVTVFIITCEFTHLHSCLSISWGNFTAAFAMLATLMSITAAVIYPLYFVQLGCYPIGCEVRDFRIAASVFAGLLFIAYTTEVFLTRAKPGQVTSYMATISGLLKIVQAFVACIIFGALVNDSQYSKYVATQWCVAVYSFCFVVTVVVVAFSVTGKTALLWFPFERSVVVYTFAAVLLYVSAAVIWPVFCFDSKYGSPQRPSLCAKGKCPWDSQLVIAIFTYVNLLLYVVDLAYSQRIRFVSHL from the coding sequence aTGATGGAGAGCACAGGAGGGCCATATCTGAACACCGCTGCCTTGACATCCCCTGTGGGAATAGCTCGTTTGCTGCAGATGACGTTTGGATGTACCACGTTCAGCCTGGTAGTCCATCAGGGGGGATTCAGCGCGGCCTACGGCACTTTCTGCATGTTTGTCTGGaccttctgttttgctgtcacTGTCTTCATCATCACCTGCGAATTCACACATCTGCACAGCTGCCTGAGTATTTCCTGGGGAAACTTCACCGCTGCTTTTGCCATGCTCGCCACGCTCATGTCCATCACGGCTGCAGTGATCTACCCACTTTACTTTGTCCAGCTGGGCTGTTACCCCATCGGCTGTGAGGTGAGAGACTTTCGCATTGCAGCCAGTGTCTTTGCGGGCCTCCTGTTCATTGCATACACCACTGAGGTGTTCTTAACCAGggcaaaaccaggacaagtcACCAGCTACATGGCCACCATCTCTGGGCTCCTGAAAATTGTGCAGGCCTTCGTGGCCTGCATCATCTTCGGGGCGCTGGTGAACGACAGCCAGTACAGCAAATACGTGGCAACGCAGTGGTGCGTGGCTGTCTACAGCTTTTGCTTCGTGGTGACGGTGGTGGTTGTGGCCTTCAGTGTCACAGGTAAGACTGCCTTGCTGTGGTTCCCCTTTGAGCGCTCTGTGGTCGTCTACACCTTCGCGGCCGTGCTGCTGTATGTGAGCGCAGCGGTCATCTGGCCGGTGTTCTGCTTTGACAGCAAGTACGGCTCCCCCCAGCGCCCCAGCCTCTGTGCCAAGGGCAAGTGCCCCTGGGACAGCCAGCTGGTGATTGCCATTTTCACCTACGTGAACCTGCTGCTCTATGTCGTGGACCTGGCATACTCCCAGCGCATCCGCTTTGTCTCCCACCTCTGA